From Hylaeus volcanicus isolate JK05 chromosome 2, UHH_iyHylVolc1.0_haploid, whole genome shotgun sequence, the proteins below share one genomic window:
- the LOC128885099 gene encoding lethal(2) giant larvae protein homolog 1 isoform X5: MLKFIRGKGQQPTAERQKLQKDLFAFRKTVQHGFPNKPTALAWDPSLRLMIIGTASGAIKVFGRPGVEFYGQHTIESGENAVTKIVALPNEGRVVSLCDDNSLHLWEINESSVVETKSLSLEGKLKKISAMCLESSGENLLLGTEGGNIYLLNLKTFEMPDNIIYQDVVMQNVPDDYKKNPGAVEAIAEQPGHPDNILIGYNRGLMVLWNKATPGAQQLMGLFSRAQTFVSTQQLESVHWVSETRFISSHNDGSYAFWSPGSETMLDSTTLYGPFPCKAVSKILVYPTAEHGELFLFSGGMQRASYGDRHTITVMTKEKHVVFDFTSKVIDFFTVFPKQEDGKEALDNPEAIVVLAEEEVVAIDLTNPEWKMMALPYLVSLHASAVTCSQHVPNVPDELWDTIVAAGKAQTEHLYSDKPWPIDGGIIMCQKPASDKPKGKELLLTGHEDGTVRFWNASDVALTPLYKYNSSILFTGEHLDVLEQPPEDDEDEWPPFRKVGTFDPYSDDPRLAVKKVLLCPLSSTLVVAGTAGHVITATVSSEAVNKEIKAVKMNIVDDRDGFVWKGHDNLPARTASISFAVGFQPQSLLQLYPPAAVTALAIHSEWGLLAAGTAHGLAVFDYTRAKAVSVKCTLNPNDLSGSGDTPISRRKSFKKSLRESFRRLRKGRSQRRTNAGSPTRNTAPEKKKETTSVASSPSADLSPVELKPVERQVEARPVDDALGSMVRCLYFARSYIISMQNTTPTLWAGTNNGTVYVFTLAIPAGVRRAEEDVKCTLGKEIQLKHRAPVIAITILDGSSVPLPEPFEAEKGVSPGPDMASPHRVVIASEEQFKIFNLPSLKPYCKYKLTAHEGSRVRKTGFAKFTCPIEPAGTHEETCLLCLTNLGDCLVLSIPELRRQLNAAAIKREDINGISSLTFTKAGEALYLHSSSELQRISLSASKVTKAHCALNLPPNARSFPETVNNEEIQEKGVVEGTPETESETQGNQTAPVQRMITENGVVGSKTQRLPKNFTVVLQDLRWK; the protein is encoded by the exons ATGCTGAAGTTTATCAGGGGGAAGGGCCAACAACCCACGGCCGAACGACAGAAACTGCAAAAGGATCTTTTCGCCTTTCGAAAG ACGGTGCAGCATGGGTTCCCAAACAAACCCACAGCCCTCGCCTGGGATCCGAGTTTGCGGCTGATGATCATCGGCACGGCATCCGGCGCCATCAAGGT ATTCGGTAGGCCAGGCGTCGAGTTCTACGGACAGCACACCATCGAGAGCGGAGAAAATGCCGTCACGAAGATCGTCGCTTTGCCCAACGAG GGCCGCGTGGTTTCCCTCTGCGACGACAACTCTCTTCATCTGTGGGAGATCAACGAGAGCTCGGTCGTCGAGACAAAGTCGCTCTCGTTGGAGGGTAAACTGAAGAAGATTTCGGCGATGTGCTTGGAATCGAGCGGCGAGAACCTTCTTCTCGGCACGGAAGGCGGCAACATCTATCTTCTGAACCTGAAGACGTTCGAGATGCCCGACAATATCATCTACCAGGACGTCGTGATGCAGAA TGTACCGGACGATTACAAGAAGAATCCAGGAGCGGTCGAGGCGATAGCGGAACAACCAGGTCACCCAGACAATATTCTGATAGGTTACAATCGCGGTTTAATGGTACTGTGGAACAAAGCGACTCCCGGCGCTCAACAG CTGATGGGTTTGTTTTCGCGTGCGCAGACGTTCGTCTCCACGCAACAGCTGGAGTCGGTCCATTGGGTCTCCGAGACCCGTTTCATTTCGTCGCACAACGACGGATCGTACGCGTTCTGGAGTCCGGGAAGCGAGACCATGTTGGATTCGACCACCCTCTACGGCCCGTTCCCCTGTAAGGCCGTCTCGAAAATTCTCGTGTACCCAACCGCGGA GCACGGAGAGCTGTTTTTGTTTTCGGGGGGAATGCAGCGCGCTAGTTACGGCGATCGTCACACGATCACCGTCATGACGAAGGAGAAGCACGTGGTTTTCGACTTCACATCGAAGGTGATCGATTTCTTCACCGTTTTCCCGAAACAAGAGGACGGCAAGGAAGCCCTGGACAATCCCGAAGCGATCGTAGTGCTGGCCGAGGAAGAGGTCGTAGCCATCGATTTGACCAACCCCGAATGGAAAATGATGGCGTTGCCTTATCTAGTGTCTCTGCACGCAAGCGCG GTCACTTGTTCGCAGCACGTACCGAATGTCCCCGATGAACTTTGGGATACCATAGTGGCGGCTGGAAAAGCGCAGACGGAGCACCTGTACTCGGATAAGCCGTGGCCCATAGACGGCGGAATAATTATGTGTCAAAAGCCAGCGAGCGACAAACCGAAAGGCAAAGAATTGCTGCTCACTGGTCACGAGGACGGAACCGTCAGATTTTGGAACGCTTCCGACGTTGCCTTGACGCCCCTGTACAAATATAACTCGTCCATTTTGTTTACCGGCGAGCATCTAGATGTTTTGGAGCAACCGCCGgaggacgacgaggacgaaTGGCCGCCGTTCAGGAAAGTTGGAACTTTCGACCCCTATTCCGACGATCCGCGACTCGCGGTGAAGAAAGTTTTGCTTTGTCCTTTGTCGTCCACGTTGGTGGTTGCTGGCACCGCTGGCCATGTGATCACTGCCACCGTGTCGTCCGAGGCTGTAAACAAAGAGATCAAAGCCGTCAAGATGAACATCGTGGACGATCGCGATGGATTCGTTTGGAAAGGTCACGATAACCTGCCCGCGAGAACGGCTAGCATATCTTTCGCAGTCGGCTTTCAACCGCAAAGTCTTCTTCAATTATATCCGCCAGCTGCGGTCACCGCGCTGGCTATACACAGCGAGTGGGGATTACTCGCTGCTGGCACGGCTCATGGCTTAGCAGTTTTCGATTATACAAGGGCAAAGGCTGTCAGTGTCAAGTGCACGCTCAATCCGAATG ATCTTTCCGGGTCGGGTGATACGCCTATTTCGAGAAGAAAATCGTTCAAGAAGTCGTTGAGGGAGTCTTTCAGAAGATTGAGAAAAGGAAGGTCGCAGCGTCGAACGAACGCCGGGAGTCCAACGAGAAACACAGCACcggagaagaagaaggaaac tACTAGCGTAGCCTCGTCTCCGAGCGCGGATCTCTCACCGGTAGAATTAAAACCCGTGGAGAGGCAAGTAGAAGCAAGACCCGTGGATGATGCCCTTGGATCGATGGTTCGATGTTTATATTTTGCCAGGAGTTATATCATTAGCA TGCAAAACACCACGCCAACGCTTTGGGCGGGCACCAATAACGGTACAGTTTACGTGTTCACGTTAGCGATACCGGCGGGCGTTAGAAGAGCAGAAGAGGACGTAAAGTGTACATTAGGAAAAGAGATTCAATTGAAGCACAGAGCGCCTGTAATCGCGATAACGATTCTAGACGGGTCGAGCGTACCGTTGCCAGAACCATTCGAGGCCGAAAAGGGCGTGAGCCCTGGCCCTGACATGGCGTCCCCTCACAGAGTGGTGATCGCCAGCGAGGAACAATTCAAAATCTTCAATCTTCCGTCATTGAAACCGTATTGTAAATACAAGCTCACCGCGCACGAGGGTTCCCGTGTGCGGAAAACGGGTTTCGCGAAATTTACGTGTCCTATAGAACCCGCGGGGACGCACGAAGAAACCTGTTTGCTGTGTCTGACCAATCTCGGGGATTGTTTAGTGCTCAGTATTCCGGAATTGAGAAGACAGCTCAACGCCGCTGCCATTAAGAGGGAGGACATTAA CGGAATATCATCGTTAACGTTCACGAAAGCCGGCGAAGCTTTGTATCTGCATTCAAGTTCGGAACTTCAGCGAATTTCTTTATCGGCCAGTAAAGTAACGAAAGCGCATTGCGCGCTGAATTTACCGCCGAACGCCAGATCGTTCCCCGAGACTGTCAACAACGAAGAAATCCAGGAAAAAGGTGTGGTCGAGGGTACACCCGAAACGGAAAGTGAAACGCAAGGGAATCAAACGGCTCCGGTACAAAGGATGATCACAGAAAACGGTGTCGTGGGTTCTA AAACGCAACGTCTTCCGAAGAACTTCACAGTCGTCTTGCAGGACTTAAGATGGAAGTAA